Below is a window of Paenibacillus bovis DNA.
CGCTGGCACGATACGTATCCACTTTGAGATCTTCCGTACGGATCTCGATCTCGGCATCATTGGTAATCTCCGGTACAACATCACAGGATACGAATGACGTATGACGGCGGCCTGAAGAATCAAATGGAGAAATACGCACCAGACGGTGTACTCCTTTTTCTGCTTTCAGATAACCGTAGGCATTATAGCCTTTGATCAGCAGGGTAACGCTTTTGATTCCGGCTTCGTCGCCCGGCAGATAATCCATTACTTCTACTTTGAATCCACTCTTCTCTGCCCAGCGTGTGTACATACGCAGCAGCATGGAGCCCCAGTCCTGGGATTCTGTACCGCCTGCACCTGGATGCAGCTCCAGAATAGCGTTCAGCTTGTCATACGGCTCATTGAGCAGCAGCTGCAGTTCAAATTCTTCCAGCTTTTTGACCAGAGCCTGTACGCCGGAAGTGACTTCCTTCGCCAGATCTTCGTCATTTTCTTCGTCTGCCAGTTCAACCATCAGGCTGATATCATCATATTCCTGCTGCAGCTTGTTGTACTGGTCTACCGATCCTTTGACTGCATTCATCTCTGCAATGACCGCTTGAGCCGATTCATTGTCA
It encodes the following:
- the prfB gene encoding peptide chain release factor 2 (programmed frameshift); this translates as MIEPNVKHDLREMAQKLSNLRGSLDLDLKNEMIENFEVKMSAPDFWDDNESAQAVIAEMNAVKGSVDQYNKLQQEYDDISLMVELADEENDEDLAKEVTSGVQALVKKLEEFELQLLLNEPYDKLNAILELHPGAGGTESQDWGSMLLRMYTRWAEKSGFKVEVMDYLPGDEAGIKSVTLLIKGYNAYGYLKAEKGVHRLVRISPFDSSGRRHTSFVSCDVVPEITNDAEIEIRTEDLKVDTYRASGAGGQHINTTDSAVRITHLPSGVVVSCQTERSQIKNRERAMTMLRSKLYERKIEEERKQLDEIRGEQSEIAWGSQIRSYVFHPYSMVKDHRTQVETGNIGAVMDGDLDPFIDGYLRSQLKIEVDQ